Proteins encoded within one genomic window of Methanothrix harundinacea 6Ac:
- a CDS encoding 50S ribosomal protein L44e, with product MKMPKEFKAHCPFCKKHTSHVVERVRKGRATSMAHIDRQKQRAQGIGNSGKFSKVPGGDKPTKRVNLRYRCSLCKKAHNRKGFKVSKFDLVEG from the coding sequence ATGAAGATGCCAAAGGAGTTTAAAGCTCATTGTCCTTTCTGCAAGAAGCACACCTCCCACGTGGTGGAGAGGGTGCGAAAGGGACGGGCCACCTCGATGGCCCACATCGACCGACAGAAGCAGCGGGCCCAGGGTATAGGAAACTCTGGGAAGTTCTCCAAGGTCCCCGGCGGGGACAAGCCGACGAAGAGGGTGAACCTCAGATATCGGTGCAGCCTGTGCAAGAAGGCCCACAACCGCAAGGGCTTCAAAGTCTCAAAGTTCGATCTGGTGGAGGGTTAA
- a CDS encoding pro-sigmaK processing inhibitor BofA family protein, producing MVQVEILILGLLLIFAIYASFSLIMRSVKFLAVHTLVGLLILFLANAVGGLAIPYSLPVLLVCALLGAPGAIAVIILDFFGLGL from the coding sequence ATGGTCCAAGTCGAGATCCTGATCCTGGGATTGCTCCTCATATTCGCGATATACGCCTCTTTCAGCCTGATCATGAGGTCCGTAAAGTTTCTGGCCGTCCACACCCTCGTCGGCCTCCTCATCCTCTTCCTTGCCAACGCCGTCGGAGGCCTCGCCATCCCCTACAGCCTGCCGGTCCTTCTCGTCTGCGCCCTCCTGGGGGCACCGGGGGCGATCGCCGTCATCATCCTGGACTTCTTCGGCCTCGGCCTTTGA
- a CDS encoding deoxyuridine 5'-triphosphate nucleotidohydrolase, producing MSIIAGIELRDLLDRGAVTDMVDPEVQVQVCGVDLTLRSVELFATPGAVDYDNRERKVSKTEEIPFDESGWVHLDPGAYLVTFNEAVSIPKDIAALARPRSSLLRSGATVETALWDPGYRGRSQSLLVVFNPGGLRLKRNARLIQLAFYRLSATAEKGYEGAYQNENL from the coding sequence TTGTCCATAATTGCGGGAATAGAGCTGAGGGATCTCCTGGACCGGGGCGCAGTCACCGATATGGTCGACCCCGAGGTGCAGGTCCAGGTCTGCGGCGTCGACCTGACCTTGCGGTCCGTCGAGCTCTTCGCGACGCCGGGGGCGGTCGACTACGACAATCGGGAGAGAAAGGTCTCCAAGACCGAGGAGATCCCCTTCGACGAATCCGGGTGGGTCCACCTCGACCCTGGAGCTTATCTCGTCACCTTCAACGAGGCGGTCTCCATACCGAAGGATATCGCCGCCCTGGCAAGGCCCCGGTCGAGCCTCCTGCGGAGCGGGGCGACGGTCGAGACCGCCCTCTGGGACCCCGGCTATCGGGGCCGGAGCCAGTCCCTCCTCGTCGTCTTCAACCCCGGAGGCCTCCGGCTGAAGAGGAACGCCCGGCTGATCCAGCTCGCCTTCTACCGGCTCAGCGCCACCGCGGAGAAGGGGTACGAGGGGGCCTACCAGAACGAGAACCTCTGA
- a CDS encoding DUF1614 domain-containing protein translates to MQKLFEWLLIPISLAILLLILAAPLIVVYLFFRLSAEAFYQVGFRYWHALLMVFGSFLGSSVNFPLHSGTITEYPPIFLGAASILSPALDLSFPATFHPVVLAVNLGGCLIPILVSLTILVRCQVSARRAILGTLIVAAITYRMAMPVAGEGILLPVYVAPTLAAISGLVLARRLQAAPALAYISGTMGTLLGADIFNLLTPGVLAALAPPMVGPGSMGIAPRPLVLSIGGAGVFDGIFLTGIIAVLLAAFVVHFFHRSGTIISKSCTGQDR, encoded by the coding sequence GTGCAGAAGTTGTTCGAATGGCTCCTCATCCCCATCTCCCTTGCGATCCTGCTGCTCATCCTCGCCGCCCCCCTCATAGTCGTATACCTCTTCTTCCGCCTCTCGGCCGAGGCCTTCTACCAGGTGGGTTTCCGCTACTGGCACGCCCTCCTGATGGTCTTTGGAAGCTTCCTCGGAAGCTCCGTCAATTTCCCCCTCCACTCGGGGACGATCACCGAGTACCCCCCCATATTCCTCGGGGCGGCGTCGATCCTATCGCCGGCCCTGGACCTCTCCTTCCCCGCCACCTTCCACCCGGTCGTCCTGGCGGTGAACCTGGGCGGGTGCCTCATCCCCATCCTCGTATCCCTGACTATCCTCGTCCGGTGCCAGGTCTCAGCGAGGAGGGCGATCCTGGGGACGCTGATCGTGGCGGCTATAACGTACAGGATGGCGATGCCTGTCGCCGGCGAAGGGATCCTCCTCCCCGTCTACGTAGCCCCCACCCTCGCCGCCATCTCCGGCCTCGTTCTGGCGAGGAGGCTCCAGGCCGCCCCCGCCCTCGCCTACATCAGCGGGACGATGGGAACCCTCCTCGGAGCGGACATCTTCAACCTCCTCACCCCCGGGGTCCTGGCAGCCCTCGCCCCGCCGATGGTCGGCCCCGGCTCGATGGGCATCGCCCCAAGGCCCCTCGTCTTATCCATAGGCGGGGCGGGGGTCTTCGACGGCATCTTCCTCACCGGGATCATCGCCGTCCTCCTTGCGGCCTTCGTCGTCCACTTCTTCCATCGATCCGGAACGATCATATCGAAGAGCTGCACCGGCCAGGATCGATAG
- a CDS encoding 30S ribosomal protein S27e: protein MKVKCNDCENEQVIFGNAATVVKCLVCGRTLAEPMGGKAQIKTQILEVLE, encoded by the coding sequence TTGAAGGTCAAGTGCAACGACTGCGAGAACGAGCAGGTCATCTTCGGCAACGCCGCCACCGTCGTCAAGTGCCTCGTCTGCGGCAGGACCCTGGCGGAGCCGATGGGCGGCAAGGCCCAGATCAAGACCCAGATCCTCGAAGTGCTAGAGTGA
- a CDS encoding DNA primase small subunit domain-containing protein → MKPETVKFLRSRFREYYLEASLEMPPSMERREWGFILFDDMPKFVMRRHKAFSTRSELVDYIRTQVPAHVYHSAAIYERPGAPTMREKGWLGADLIFDLDADHLRNAPSSYHEMLDFVKAETTKLLEFLTGDFGFGAEEIQVVFSGGRGYHIHVRDPRVTDLGSGERREIVDYLTGRGLDIKKFISKVSVDGDFGVDKAVILKCPPENAPGWGKRFNKSILSSFERLREMDEDEAINLLTSRKGIGKTIAMHIYRTALRDDILDKIRGGESIDFFRGSEGFFWNPLIEDYLSGEGVQIGFSLGQEEKGETDEPVTTDVKRLIRFPLSLHGGTGLRVTPLTISGLASFDPLRDAVVFGDRPVEVCLRGPYAIEMKGESFDLEEGPTVLPQYAAVFLAARKVAELGKALDR, encoded by the coding sequence TTGAAGCCGGAGACGGTGAAGTTCCTCCGCTCCAGGTTCCGGGAGTACTACCTGGAGGCGTCCCTGGAGATGCCTCCCTCGATGGAGCGGCGGGAGTGGGGCTTCATCCTCTTCGACGACATGCCGAAGTTCGTGATGCGCCGCCACAAGGCCTTCTCGACCCGCTCCGAGCTCGTCGACTACATCCGAACCCAGGTCCCGGCCCACGTCTACCACTCCGCGGCGATCTACGAGCGGCCGGGGGCCCCCACCATGCGGGAGAAGGGGTGGCTCGGCGCCGACCTGATCTTCGACCTCGACGCCGACCACCTCCGGAACGCTCCCTCGTCCTACCACGAGATGCTCGACTTCGTCAAGGCCGAGACCACGAAGCTCCTGGAGTTCCTCACCGGCGACTTCGGCTTTGGGGCCGAGGAGATCCAGGTCGTCTTCTCCGGCGGGAGGGGCTACCACATCCACGTCCGGGACCCTCGGGTCACCGATCTAGGCAGCGGCGAGCGGCGCGAGATCGTCGACTACCTGACCGGAAGAGGACTGGATATTAAGAAGTTCATATCTAAAGTGTCGGTAGACGGTGATTTTGGAGTCGACAAAGCCGTTATATTAAAGTGCCCCCCCGAAAATGCTCCAGGCTGGGGAAAAAGATTCAACAAGTCAATTTTGTCCTCCTTTGAGCGCCTACGGGAGATGGACGAGGACGAAGCCATTAATCTTCTCACATCCCGAAAGGGGATCGGAAAGACAATAGCTATGCATATCTACAGAACTGCGCTGAGGGATGATATACTGGATAAGATTCGCGGGGGCGAAAGCATTGATTTTTTCAGGGGAAGCGAAGGATTCTTCTGGAATCCCCTGATAGAAGACTATCTTTCTGGCGAGGGCGTCCAGATCGGATTTAGTCTGGGCCAAGAGGAGAAGGGCGAGACCGACGAGCCGGTGACCACCGACGTCAAAAGGTTGATAAGGTTCCCCCTCAGCCTCCACGGGGGGACGGGGCTCCGGGTGACCCCCCTCACCATCTCGGGCCTGGCGTCCTTCGACCCCCTCCGCGACGCCGTCGTCTTCGGCGACCGGCCCGTGGAGGTCTGCCTCCGGGGGCCCTACGCCATCGAGATGAAGGGCGAGAGCTTCGACCTGGAGGAGGGGCCGACGGTCCTCCCCCAGTACGCGGCCGTCTTCCTCGCGGCCCGGAAGGTGGCGGAGCTGGGGAAAGCTTTAGACCGATGA
- a CDS encoding proteasome assembly chaperone family protein produces MRETTVRRLMDLELKDPILIEGLPGVGHVGKLVAEHLIEELEAELMIEVYSPHLPPQVIVLDDGTVKQVRNEIYVHRGENRDLLLLVGDYQSATNEGHYELAGAFLDLCEEFGVKRIYTLGGYGTGQFVDKPQVLGAANSHDLVEEMKSYGVVFQENEPGGGIVGVSGLLVGLSRLRDIDAVCLMGTTSGYLVDPKSAQEVLRVLSKALEIEVDMQALEERAREMERIVGKLREMEKAQMPFETSGEEDLRYIG; encoded by the coding sequence ATGAGAGAAACCACCGTTCGCAGATTAATGGACCTGGAGCTGAAGGACCCCATCCTGATAGAGGGGCTTCCGGGCGTCGGCCACGTCGGAAAGCTCGTCGCAGAGCACCTCATCGAGGAGCTGGAGGCGGAGCTGATGATCGAGGTCTACTCCCCCCACCTCCCCCCCCAGGTCATCGTCCTGGACGACGGGACGGTGAAGCAGGTCAGAAACGAGATCTACGTCCACCGCGGCGAGAATCGAGATCTGCTCCTGCTGGTGGGCGACTACCAGAGCGCCACCAACGAAGGCCACTACGAGCTCGCGGGCGCCTTCCTAGACCTCTGTGAGGAGTTCGGGGTCAAGAGGATCTACACCCTGGGCGGGTACGGCACCGGCCAGTTCGTCGACAAGCCCCAGGTCCTGGGGGCTGCTAACAGCCACGATCTCGTCGAGGAGATGAAGAGCTACGGCGTCGTCTTCCAGGAGAACGAGCCGGGCGGGGGGATCGTCGGGGTCAGCGGCCTTCTGGTGGGCCTATCAAGGCTCAGGGACATCGACGCCGTCTGCCTGATGGGCACCACCAGCGGCTACCTGGTCGATCCCAAGAGCGCCCAGGAGGTCCTCCGGGTTCTGTCGAAGGCCCTGGAGATCGAGGTGGACATGCAGGCCCTGGAGGAGCGGGCGCGGGAGATGGAGCGGATAGTAGGCAAGCTCCGGGAGATGGAGAAGGCCCAGATGCCCTTCGAGACGAGCGGCGAGGAAGACCTCCGCTACATCGGTTGA
- a CDS encoding TldD/PmbA family protein, protein MIEDLFEGARQLLLLAEKAGAEEAEVFGLMVRSVDVDLRRDRVEMASESLSRGLGLRAVLRGAVGFSSTSDLSKLDMVAEGAVRAARARGSDEKWRSLPVPRAAAHPEGVYDPATADLGPEECLELAATLIQGAATVAGAEPVSGGVSAVSGTELLINTNGLELWERGTTFTAFIETVARDADGSASTGYDFANSRSAPQDISEVGRSASDLAARSLGGVRGEDGVAQVLLGPIAFAEILDNAFLPSTFADLVQKGRSSLAGRIGEKVAEESLMIIDDGLFPGGMATSSFDGEGVPSQRTALVEGGILRAYLYDTYTAGKAPMATLSTGNADRPGYAGIPRIGTTNVIISSADPSNVLAETERGYLVTGVIGAHTANPVSGDFSVEARNVFVVEDGAAQKPIRSLMLAGNVFDLLSSVKVGTDPRMVGSFVVPTVRAEMKVVGS, encoded by the coding sequence ATGATCGAGGATCTCTTCGAGGGAGCCCGTCAACTCCTACTTTTGGCCGAGAAGGCGGGGGCGGAGGAGGCGGAGGTCTTCGGCCTTATGGTCAGATCCGTAGACGTCGACCTCCGGAGGGATCGGGTGGAGATGGCGAGCGAGAGCCTCTCCCGGGGCCTCGGCCTCAGGGCCGTCCTGAGGGGGGCGGTAGGATTCTCGTCCACCAGCGACCTATCGAAGCTCGATATGGTGGCCGAGGGGGCAGTTCGGGCGGCCCGGGCCCGGGGCTCCGACGAAAAGTGGCGGTCATTGCCGGTCCCGAGGGCGGCGGCCCATCCCGAGGGGGTCTACGATCCGGCGACGGCCGATCTGGGTCCTGAGGAGTGCCTGGAGCTGGCAGCAACCCTCATCCAGGGCGCGGCCACGGTCGCCGGGGCGGAGCCCGTCTCCGGGGGAGTCTCGGCCGTCTCGGGGACGGAGCTTCTTATCAACACCAACGGCCTGGAACTCTGGGAGAGGGGTACGACCTTCACCGCCTTCATCGAGACGGTGGCGAGGGACGCCGACGGCTCCGCCTCTACAGGCTACGATTTTGCCAACTCCAGGTCCGCCCCTCAAGATATCTCGGAGGTGGGGAGGTCCGCTTCCGACCTCGCGGCGAGGTCCCTGGGCGGGGTCCGGGGGGAGGACGGGGTTGCCCAGGTCCTCCTGGGGCCCATAGCCTTCGCCGAGATCCTCGACAACGCCTTCCTCCCCTCCACCTTCGCAGACCTCGTCCAGAAGGGGAGGTCGTCCCTGGCGGGGAGGATCGGGGAGAAAGTGGCCGAGGAGAGCTTGATGATAATCGACGACGGCCTCTTCCCCGGCGGGATGGCCACCTCCAGCTTCGACGGCGAGGGCGTCCCCTCCCAGAGGACGGCCCTGGTGGAGGGGGGGATCCTCCGGGCCTACCTCTACGACACCTACACCGCGGGGAAGGCGCCGATGGCGACTCTGAGCACGGGGAACGCCGACCGGCCGGGGTACGCGGGGATCCCGCGGATCGGGACGACGAACGTCATCATCTCCTCCGCCGATCCCTCGAACGTCCTGGCGGAGACGGAGCGGGGCTACCTCGTCACCGGCGTCATCGGGGCGCACACCGCTAACCCCGTCTCCGGCGACTTCTCGGTGGAGGCGAGGAACGTCTTCGTGGTCGAAGACGGCGCCGCCCAAAAACCGATCCGGTCCCTGATGCTGGCGGGGAACGTCTTCGACCTCCTCTCCTCGGTCAAGGTCGGGACCGACCCTCGGATGGTGGGGTCGTTTGTGGTCCCCACCGTCAGGGCGGAGATGAAGGTCGTCGGGAGCTGA
- a CDS encoding PUA domain-containing protein has protein sequence MPENATPRRKKMVISDAAVPFVARGGRVFGRQIVSADLDISDGEEVLVVDRNDRIITTARAVL, from the coding sequence GTGCCAGAGAACGCAACTCCGAGAAGGAAGAAGATGGTGATATCCGACGCCGCCGTGCCCTTCGTCGCCCGGGGCGGCCGGGTCTTCGGCCGCCAGATCGTCTCCGCCGACCTGGACATATCCGACGGCGAGGAGGTCCTGGTGGTGGACAGAAACGACCGGATCATAACCACCGCCCGGGCCGTCCTCTGA
- a CDS encoding translation initiation factor IF-2 subunit alpha, whose protein sequence is MQREGWPEPGELVVCTVDQVVDFGAFVILDEYANKRGLIHISEVASGWIKYIRDHVREGQKIVCKVLNVDPSRHHIDLSLKDVNEHQRRDKIQAWKADQKAWKWLEMAYEGDEEHLGEVTGALVKGYESLYVALEDAAVRGIDALAEAGLRPEDAEKVLTISQENVKIPYVEITGYVDITSPAPDGVEQIRKALKKAAKTKEEDVTLEVRYVGAPRYRIHVTAPDYKLAEAELRKAAQAAIKFIEKQGGEGAFHRQA, encoded by the coding sequence ATGCAGCGTGAGGGTTGGCCTGAACCTGGGGAGCTTGTGGTCTGCACCGTCGACCAGGTGGTGGACTTCGGCGCCTTCGTCATCCTGGACGAGTACGCGAACAAGAGAGGTCTGATCCACATATCGGAGGTGGCCAGCGGCTGGATAAAGTACATCCGCGACCACGTCCGCGAAGGCCAGAAGATCGTCTGCAAGGTCCTGAACGTCGACCCCTCCCGGCACCACATCGACCTCTCCCTCAAAGACGTCAACGAGCACCAGAGGCGGGACAAGATCCAGGCGTGGAAGGCGGATCAGAAGGCCTGGAAGTGGCTGGAGATGGCCTACGAGGGAGACGAGGAGCACCTCGGCGAGGTGACCGGAGCCCTCGTCAAAGGGTACGAGAGCCTCTACGTCGCCCTGGAGGACGCTGCCGTCCGGGGCATCGACGCCCTCGCTGAGGCGGGGCTCCGCCCCGAGGACGCGGAAAAGGTCCTCACCATATCTCAGGAGAACGTCAAGATCCCCTACGTCGAGATCACCGGCTACGTCGACATCACCAGCCCCGCCCCCGACGGGGTGGAGCAGATCAGGAAGGCCCTCAAGAAGGCGGCGAAGACGAAGGAGGAGGACGTCACCCTGGAGGTGAGGTACGTCGGAGCCCCCCGGTACAGGATCCACGTCACCGCCCCCGACTATAAGCTCGCCGAGGCGGAGCTGCGGAAGGCGGCTCAGGCGGCGATAAAGTTCATAGAGAAGCAGGGCGGCGAAGGCGCCTTCCACAGGCAGGCATGA
- the gpmA gene encoding 2,3-diphosphoglycerate-dependent phosphoglycerate mutase, with protein MRSDENLILLRHGQSVYNREKRFTGWADVPLSPTGEAEARRAGRLLRSQGLEYEIAFTSLLKRAIKTLWLVSEEMELEWVSAVKAVELNERHYGALQGRTRDEVAALAGEEQVRLWRRGFSERPPPLDYDDPRHPRFDRRYRFLAADRLPSAEALADVSDRIVPFWTDRIAPEVRSGRRVLVVSHGNALRALVKYLEGISDDGIAAVEIPTGVPLVYHLGPDLRPRSRRLLFEEEGIADDRRY; from the coding sequence TTGAGATCAGATGAGAACCTCATCCTCCTCCGCCACGGCCAGTCCGTCTACAACCGCGAGAAAAGGTTCACCGGCTGGGCCGACGTCCCCCTCTCGCCCACGGGCGAGGCGGAGGCGCGGCGGGCCGGCCGGCTTCTCCGCTCGCAGGGGCTGGAGTACGAGATCGCCTTCACGTCGCTCCTCAAGAGGGCGATCAAGACCCTCTGGCTCGTCTCCGAGGAGATGGAGCTGGAGTGGGTTTCGGCCGTCAAGGCGGTGGAGCTGAACGAGCGCCACTACGGGGCGCTCCAGGGCCGGACCAGAGACGAGGTGGCGGCCCTGGCAGGAGAGGAGCAGGTCCGGCTCTGGCGGCGCGGCTTTTCGGAGAGGCCGCCGCCCCTGGATTACGACGATCCCCGCCACCCCCGCTTCGACCGGCGCTACCGCTTCTTGGCGGCTGATCGGCTTCCTTCCGCTGAGGCCCTGGCCGACGTCAGCGACCGGATCGTCCCCTTCTGGACCGATAGGATCGCGCCCGAGGTGAGGTCCGGCCGGAGGGTCCTCGTCGTCTCCCACGGAAACGCCCTCCGCGCCCTGGTCAAATACCTGGAGGGGATCAGCGACGACGGGATCGCCGCCGTGGAGATCCCGACGGGAGTACCCCTCGTCTACCACCTCGGCCCGGATCTCCGCCCCCGGTCCCGCCGCCTCCTCTTCGAAGAGGAGGGAATCGCAGATGATCGCAGATACTGA
- a CDS encoding carbon-nitrogen hydrolase family protein, with the protein MIAACIQLQIQLCEREENLRRALSLANKAVGGGAEILVFPELFLTGFCYRRDLSDRPPYPSLDPLRSFAEEHGCLVVGSLVDGRLNRGFCLDGAGIGFQEKIHPFGTEKEHFDGGESISPVKTSRGRIGLSICYDLRFPEVARSLALAGADLLVTIAQFPPSRGRVWETLCRARAIENQIHHIGCNGAGPEFSGGSVILDPRGRALAEAGPDEEVILAEIDLAERDSARREIPALADRRPEIYRSFEG; encoded by the coding sequence ATGATCGCGGCCTGCATCCAGCTTCAGATCCAGCTCTGCGAGAGAGAAGAGAACCTCCGCCGCGCCCTGTCTTTGGCGAACAAGGCCGTCGGCGGGGGCGCGGAGATCCTCGTCTTTCCGGAGCTCTTCCTCACCGGCTTCTGCTACCGACGGGATTTATCCGACCGGCCGCCCTACCCCTCCCTCGACCCCCTCCGGTCCTTCGCCGAGGAGCACGGCTGCCTCGTGGTGGGGTCTCTGGTGGATGGAAGGCTGAACCGGGGCTTCTGCCTCGACGGGGCTGGGATCGGATTTCAGGAGAAGATCCACCCCTTCGGGACCGAGAAGGAGCACTTCGACGGCGGCGAATCGATATCGCCGGTGAAGACCTCCAGGGGGAGGATCGGCCTCTCGATCTGCTACGACCTCCGGTTCCCGGAGGTGGCAAGGAGCCTCGCCCTCGCGGGCGCCGACCTCCTCGTCACCATCGCCCAGTTTCCGCCTTCCCGGGGGCGCGTCTGGGAGACCCTCTGCCGGGCTCGGGCAATCGAGAACCAGATCCACCACATAGGCTGCAACGGCGCGGGCCCCGAGTTTTCCGGCGGCTCCGTCATCCTCGACCCCCGGGGCCGGGCCTTGGCGGAGGCGGGTCCCGACGAGGAGGTGATCCTCGCCGAGATCGACCTCGCCGAGAGGGACAGTGCCCGGAGGGAGATCCCGGCCCTGGCGGACCGGCGGCCCGAAATCTACAGATCCTTTGAGGGATGA
- a CDS encoding RNA-protein complex protein Nop10: MRSKIKRCRTCGLYTLKDICPICGASTSQTKPARFSPEDRYGRYRRALRQEAE, translated from the coding sequence ATGAGGTCGAAGATCAAGAGGTGCAGGACCTGTGGCCTGTACACCCTGAAGGATATCTGCCCCATCTGTGGCGCATCCACCAGCCAGACGAAGCCCGCCCGTTTCTCCCCCGAGGACCGGTACGGCCGGTACCGGCGGGCCCTGCGCCAGGAGGCCGAATGA